One Pseudomonas abieticivorans genomic region harbors:
- a CDS encoding efflux RND transporter permease subunit: MSKFFIDRPIFAWVIALVIMLVGALSIFSLPINQYPAIAPPAIAISVTYPGASAQTVQDTVVQVIEQQLNGIDNLRYVASESNSDGSMTITATFNQGTNPDIAQVQVQNKLNLATPLLPQEVQQQGIRVTKAVKNFLMVVGLVSTDGSMTKDDLSNYIVSNMQDPISRTAGVGDFQVFGAQYAMRIWLDPAKLNKYQLTPGDVSTAITAQNVQVSSGQLGGLPAIAGQELNATIIGKTRLQTAEQFRAILLKVNTDGSQVRIGDVAEVGLGGENYSINAQFNGAPASGLAIKLATGANALDTAKAIRQTISDLQPFFPPGVKAVFPYDTTPVVTTSIHNVVETLVEAVILVFLVMYLFLQNFRATIITTMTVPVVLLGTFGILAAAGFTINTLTMFGMVLAIGLLVDDAIVVVENVERVMAEEGLSPKEATKKSMGQIQGALVGIAMVLSAVLLPMAFFSGSTGVIYRQFSITIVSAMGLSVLVALIFTPALCSTMLSPIKKGEDHHKKGRFFSWFNRTFDSGVRNYEAGVTHILRRKAPYLLAYVLIVIGMAWLFTRIPTAFLPEEDQGVIFAQVQTPPGSTAERTQKVIDEMRAYLLKDESAGVASVFTVNGFNFAGRGQSSGLAFIMLKPWDERNADNTAAALAARAQQHFFSFRDAMVFAFVPPAVLELGNATGFDIYIQDRAGLGHDKLMEARNQFLGMAAQSKILTQTRPNGLNDEPQFQLEIDDERASAQGVTIASINTTLSIALGGSYVNDFIDRGRVKKVYVEGEAKSRMTPEDLNKWYVRNSSGTMVPFSAFASGKWIYGSPKLARYNGVEGMEILGSPAPGYSTGDAMAEVERIAAKLPKGVGISWTGLSYEERLSGSQAPALYAISMLMVFLCLAALYESWSIPIAVMLVVPLGIIGALLATSLRGLSNDVYFQVGLLTTIGLAAKNAILIVEFAKELHEQGRTYTEAAIEACRMRLRPIIMTSLAFILGVVPLAISTGAGSGSQHAIGTGVIGGMLTATTLAIFWVPLFFVSVSTLFGDKRKKDEDQDSTETPRNEAGQ; this comes from the coding sequence ATGTCAAAGTTCTTTATTGACCGCCCCATTTTCGCCTGGGTAATTGCCCTGGTGATCATGCTGGTCGGCGCTCTATCGATCTTCAGTTTGCCGATCAACCAATACCCGGCGATTGCACCGCCGGCCATTGCGATTTCGGTAACCTACCCAGGTGCGTCCGCACAGACCGTGCAGGACACCGTGGTACAGGTGATCGAACAGCAACTCAACGGTATCGACAACCTGCGTTACGTGGCCTCGGAAAGTAACTCCGACGGCAGCATGACCATCACCGCTACCTTCAACCAGGGGACCAACCCCGATATCGCCCAGGTACAGGTCCAGAACAAGCTGAACCTGGCCACCCCGCTGCTGCCCCAAGAAGTGCAGCAACAGGGTATCCGCGTAACCAAGGCGGTGAAGAACTTCCTGATGGTGGTGGGCCTGGTGTCCACCGACGGCAGCATGACCAAGGACGACCTGAGTAACTACATCGTCTCCAACATGCAGGACCCGATCTCCCGTACCGCCGGTGTGGGTGACTTCCAGGTGTTCGGTGCCCAGTACGCCATGCGCATCTGGCTGGACCCGGCCAAGCTGAACAAGTATCAGTTGACCCCGGGCGATGTCTCCACCGCGATTACCGCGCAGAACGTGCAAGTGTCTTCCGGACAGTTGGGCGGCTTGCCCGCCATCGCCGGCCAGGAGCTGAACGCTACCATCATCGGCAAGACCCGCCTGCAGACCGCCGAGCAATTTCGCGCGATCCTGCTGAAGGTCAACACCGACGGTTCGCAAGTGCGCATCGGCGACGTGGCAGAAGTGGGCCTGGGCGGTGAAAACTATAGCATCAACGCCCAGTTCAACGGTGCTCCGGCCTCGGGCCTGGCGATCAAGCTGGCCACCGGTGCCAACGCACTGGACACCGCAAAAGCCATTCGCCAGACCATTTCCGACCTGCAACCCTTCTTTCCGCCAGGCGTGAAAGCGGTGTTCCCGTATGACACCACGCCGGTGGTGACCACCTCGATCCACAACGTGGTCGAGACCCTGGTCGAAGCGGTGATCCTGGTGTTCCTGGTGATGTACCTGTTCCTGCAGAACTTCCGCGCCACCATCATCACCACGATGACGGTACCGGTGGTATTGCTGGGTACCTTCGGGATCCTCGCCGCCGCAGGCTTCACCATCAACACCTTGACCATGTTCGGCATGGTATTGGCTATCGGCTTGCTGGTAGACGATGCGATCGTGGTGGTGGAAAACGTCGAGCGGGTGATGGCCGAGGAAGGGCTGTCGCCCAAGGAGGCGACGAAAAAGTCCATGGGCCAGATCCAGGGCGCCCTGGTGGGTATCGCCATGGTGCTGTCGGCGGTACTGCTGCCGATGGCTTTCTTCAGCGGCTCCACCGGCGTGATCTATCGGCAGTTCTCGATCACTATCGTGTCGGCCATGGGCCTGTCGGTACTGGTTGCGTTGATCTTCACCCCGGCGCTGTGTTCGACCATGCTGTCGCCGATCAAGAAAGGCGAAGACCACCACAAGAAGGGTCGGTTCTTCAGCTGGTTCAACCGCACCTTCGACAGTGGCGTGCGCAACTACGAAGCCGGTGTTACCCACATCCTGCGTCGCAAGGCGCCGTACCTGCTGGCCTACGTGCTGATCGTGATCGGCATGGCCTGGCTGTTCACCCGCATTCCAACGGCGTTCCTGCCTGAAGAAGACCAGGGCGTGATCTTTGCCCAGGTGCAGACCCCACCCGGCTCCACCGCAGAACGCACGCAGAAAGTCATCGACGAAATGCGCGCCTACCTGCTCAAGGACGAATCGGCGGGCGTGGCCTCGGTGTTTACCGTGAACGGCTTCAACTTCGCCGGCCGCGGCCAAAGCTCGGGCCTGGCGTTCATCATGCTCAAGCCGTGGGACGAGCGTAACGCCGACAACACCGCTGCCGCGCTGGCTGCCCGTGCCCAACAGCACTTCTTCAGCTTCCGCGACGCCATGGTGTTTGCTTTCGTACCGCCTGCGGTGCTGGAGTTGGGTAACGCTACTGGCTTTGACATCTACATCCAGGACCGTGCAGGTCTGGGCCACGACAAGCTGATGGAAGCGCGCAACCAGTTCCTGGGCATGGCCGCGCAAAGCAAGATCCTCACGCAAACCCGGCCTAACGGCCTGAACGACGAGCCGCAGTTCCAACTCGAAATCGACGACGAACGCGCCAGTGCCCAGGGCGTGACCATTGCCAGCATCAACACCACCCTGTCGATTGCCTTGGGTGGCAGCTACGTCAACGACTTCATCGACCGTGGTCGGGTGAAGAAGGTGTACGTGGAAGGTGAAGCCAAGTCGCGCATGACCCCCGAAGACCTGAACAAGTGGTACGTGCGCAATAGCTCAGGGACCATGGTGCCGTTCTCCGCCTTCGCCAGCGGCAAGTGGATCTACGGTTCGCCCAAGCTTGCCCGTTACAACGGCGTGGAAGGCATGGAGATCCTCGGTTCCCCTGCCCCTGGCTACAGTACCGGTGACGCCATGGCCGAAGTCGAGCGCATCGCGGCCAAGCTGCCTAAAGGCGTGGGCATCTCCTGGACCGGCCTGTCGTACGAAGAGCGCCTGTCGGGCTCCCAGGCGCCAGCGCTGTACGCCATTTCGATGCTGATGGTGTTCCTGTGCCTGGCCGCCTTGTATGAAAGCTGGTCGATCCCGATCGCGGTCATGCTGGTGGTGCCGCTGGGTATCATCGGTGCGTTGCTGGCCACCAGCCTGCGCGGGTTGTCCAACGACGTGTACTTCCAGGTGGGCTTGCTGACGACCATCGGGTTGGCGGCGAAAAACGCCATCCTGATCGTCGAGTTCGCCAAGGAGCTGCATGAGCAGGGCCGAACGTATACGGAGGCGGCGATCGAAGCCTGCCGCATGCGTCTGCGCCCGATCATCATGACCTCGCTGGCGTTCATTCTGGGCGTGGTACCTTTGGCTATCTCCACGGGTGCCGGCTCGGGTAGCCAGCACGCCATCGGTACCGGCGTGATCGGCGGTATGCTGACTGCCACCACCCTGGCGATCTTCTGGGTACCGCTGTTCTTCGTGTCGGTGTCGACGCTGTTTGGCGACAAGCGCAAGAAGGACGAAGACCAGGATTCGACTGAAACTCCACGTAACGAGGCTGGGCAATGA
- a CDS encoding efflux RND transporter periplasmic adaptor subunit has product MQFKPAVTALVSAVALATLLSGCKKEEAAPVAQTPQVGVVTLQPQAYTLTTELPGRTTAYRVAEVRPQVNGIILKRLFKEGSDVKVGDQLYQIDPSVYEATLASAQASQASAKSLSDRYKQLVSEQAVSRQEYDNARSTQLQADATLKSAQINLRYTKVLAPITGRIGRSDVTEGALVTNGQTDAMATIQQLDPIYVDVTQSSAEILKLRKELASGALQKAGDNAAKVKLTLEDGSTYGVDGKLEFSEVSVDQTTGSVTLRAVFPNPDHTLLPGMFVHAQLQAGVAAQAILAPQQGVTRDLKGAPTALIVNADNKVELRELKANRTVGSQWLVEDGLKAGDRVIVEGLQYVKPGAEVKASEWSADQAKNPAPANQAAAGGKGE; this is encoded by the coding sequence ATGCAATTCAAGCCAGCTGTTACCGCTCTGGTTTCCGCCGTCGCCCTGGCAACCCTGCTCAGTGGCTGTAAAAAGGAAGAAGCGGCCCCGGTCGCACAAACTCCTCAGGTCGGCGTCGTAACCCTGCAACCCCAGGCCTACACCCTGACCACCGAACTGCCCGGCCGCACCACTGCGTACCGTGTGGCTGAAGTGCGTCCTCAAGTGAACGGCATCATCCTCAAGCGCCTGTTCAAGGAAGGCTCGGACGTGAAGGTCGGCGATCAGCTGTACCAGATCGACCCTTCGGTGTACGAAGCGACCTTGGCCAGTGCCCAGGCCAGCCAAGCATCCGCCAAGTCGTTGAGCGATCGCTATAAGCAGTTGGTCAGCGAACAAGCCGTAAGCCGTCAGGAATACGACAACGCACGCTCCACCCAACTGCAGGCCGACGCCACGCTCAAGAGCGCCCAGATCAACCTGCGCTACACCAAGGTACTGGCCCCGATCACCGGCCGCATCGGCCGTTCCGACGTGACCGAAGGCGCCTTGGTAACCAACGGCCAGACCGACGCCATGGCCACCATCCAGCAACTGGACCCGATCTACGTCGACGTGACCCAGTCCTCGGCCGAGATCCTCAAGCTGCGCAAGGAACTGGCCAGCGGTGCCCTGCAGAAGGCCGGCGACAACGCCGCCAAGGTCAAGCTGACGCTGGAAGACGGCAGCACCTATGGTGTGGACGGTAAGCTGGAATTCTCGGAAGTATCGGTCGACCAGACCACCGGTTCCGTGACCCTGCGCGCCGTGTTCCCCAACCCTGACCACACCCTGCTGCCCGGCATGTTCGTACACGCCCAACTGCAGGCCGGTGTAGCGGCCCAGGCCATCCTGGCGCCACAACAGGGCGTGACCCGTGACCTAAAGGGCGCCCCGACTGCACTGATCGTCAACGCCGACAATAAAGTCGAGCTGCGTGAGCTGAAGGCCAACCGCACCGTCGGTAGCCAATGGCTGGTGGAAGACGGCCTGAAGGCCGGTGATCGCGTCATCGTCGAAGGCCTGCAGTACGTCAAGCCCGGTGCCGAGGTCAAGGCAAGCGAATGGTCTGCCGACCAGGCTAAAAACCCTGCTCCGGCCAACCAAGCAGCTGCCGGCGGCAAAGGGGAGTAA
- a CDS encoding TetR family transcriptional regulator produces the protein MVRRTKEEAQETRSQILEAAEKAFYERGVSRTTLADIAALAGVTRGAIYWHFSNKAELLQAMFDTLHEPLDELARASESEDELDPLGCMRRLLIELCHRISLDPKTRRINEILFHKCEFTDEMCDLRKQRKAESLDCNVRIELTLRNSIKRGQLPENLDTQRAAVALHAYIDGLLGQWLLVPDSFGLHQDAELWVDAMIDMLRLSPALRK, from the coding sequence ATGGTCCGTCGTACCAAAGAGGAAGCACAGGAGACCCGAAGCCAAATACTTGAAGCGGCTGAAAAAGCTTTCTATGAGCGCGGCGTATCGCGCACCACGCTGGCTGACATTGCTGCATTGGCAGGTGTCACCCGCGGCGCCATCTACTGGCATTTCAGCAACAAGGCCGAGCTGTTGCAGGCGATGTTCGACACGCTGCACGAACCGCTGGACGAGTTGGCCCGCGCCAGTGAAAGTGAAGACGAACTGGACCCACTGGGATGTATGCGGCGGTTGCTGATTGAATTGTGTCATCGTATTTCGCTGGATCCAAAAACCCGGCGCATCAATGAGATCCTTTTTCATAAATGCGAATTCACCGATGAAATGTGCGACCTGCGCAAGCAGCGCAAGGCTGAAAGCCTGGATTGCAATGTGCGGATCGAATTGACGCTGCGCAATTCGATCAAACGCGGCCAGTTGCCGGAAAACCTTGACACCCAGCGGGCCGCAGTGGCGCTGCATGCCTATATCGATGGGTTGCTGGGGCAATGGTTGCTGGTTCCCGACAGCTTCGGCTTGCACCAGGACGCAGAGCTGTGGGTCGATGCGATGATCGATATGCTGCGCCTGAGCCCAGCACTGCGCAAATGA
- a CDS encoding DMT family transporter translates to MAAPKTLLDATQQPLTGIGLICLSVLLFASHDALSKYLSGIYPIVIVVWARYLVHTLLMLIVFVPRAGLSSVVRTRRPGLQLIRALFLIGTSLFFTTGLRYIPLAEATAVNFLAPLLVTALSVPLLKETVTRSQWAAVSAGFIGVLVIVRPGGSLFTPAILLPLSSALCFGCYQLLTRKLSEIDSPTTSNFLAGIFNTLIMSALLPFFWTAVDWRHGVLMIGLGTCGMLGHLLLTQAFRHAPPAMLAPFSYGQILFAGLYGYLIFDHTPDGIAMIGIAIICVSGLAVAWGQRKR, encoded by the coding sequence ATGGCGGCGCCCAAGACCCTGCTCGACGCAACCCAACAGCCACTGACCGGGATCGGGCTGATCTGTCTGTCGGTGCTGCTGTTTGCCAGCCACGACGCCTTGTCCAAGTACCTTTCCGGTATCTACCCGATCGTGATCGTGGTGTGGGCGCGCTACCTGGTACACACCCTGTTGATGCTGATCGTGTTCGTACCCCGCGCCGGGCTCTCGTCGGTGGTGCGCACCCGGCGCCCGGGCCTGCAATTGATACGGGCGCTGTTTTTGATCGGCACCAGCCTGTTCTTCACCACGGGCCTGCGCTACATCCCCTTGGCCGAAGCCACCGCGGTCAACTTCCTCGCCCCCTTGCTGGTGACCGCGTTGTCGGTGCCGCTGCTCAAGGAAACCGTCACGCGTAGCCAATGGGCGGCAGTATCGGCGGGTTTCATCGGGGTGTTGGTCATCGTGCGCCCCGGTGGCAGCCTGTTTACCCCGGCCATTTTGCTGCCGCTCAGTTCGGCGCTGTGCTTTGGCTGCTATCAACTGCTTACCCGCAAGCTCAGTGAAATCGACAGCCCGACCACCAGTAACTTTCTCGCTGGCATCTTCAATACCCTGATCATGTCGGCCCTGTTGCCGTTTTTCTGGACCGCCGTGGACTGGCGTCACGGCGTGCTGATGATCGGCCTGGGCACCTGCGGCATGCTCGGCCACCTGCTGCTGACGCAAGCCTTCCGCCATGCACCGCCGGCGATGCTGGCGCCGTTCAGTTACGGGCAGATCCTGTTCGCCGGGCTCTATGGCTACCTGATTTTCGACCACACCCCGGATGGCATTGCCATGATCGGCATCGCCATCATCTGTGTCAGCGGCCTGGCCGTGGCCTGGGGGCAGCGCAAACGCTGA
- a CDS encoding cache domain-containing protein produces MRQVFSKVLWVWLLLTVSQLAPAATVDNDQDAEAARALLEKALAYYHDNGDKAFAAFSRQGQFIQDDRYVFVVDTKGVMLASGGPSAALIGRDVSEVLGPDLRQAFEKALKTPEANGIQEAEYRWQNWKDGKVERKRVYFQRVGERILAVGYYLPRASAEQAKALLDKAASDLQKDEKGTLTAINSLKGGYLQDDLYVFVVDLDTHRYVAHGTNLRLVNVDFTTIKDPDGKPVGEPILALMAKQDSGEYAYRWRNPVTSKVEDKHAYLRKVGHWVVAVGYYSR; encoded by the coding sequence ATGAGGCAAGTGTTCAGCAAGGTATTGTGGGTGTGGCTGTTGCTGACGGTATCGCAACTGGCCCCGGCCGCTACGGTGGATAACGATCAGGACGCCGAGGCGGCCAGGGCGCTGCTGGAAAAAGCCCTGGCTTATTACCACGACAACGGAGACAAGGCGTTTGCCGCCTTCAGCCGCCAAGGCCAATTCATCCAGGACGACCGCTACGTGTTCGTGGTCGACACCAAGGGCGTGATGCTTGCCAGTGGCGGGCCTTCTGCCGCGCTGATTGGCCGCGACGTGTCCGAAGTACTCGGGCCGGACCTGCGCCAAGCTTTCGAAAAAGCCTTGAAAACCCCTGAAGCCAATGGCATCCAGGAAGCCGAGTACCGCTGGCAGAATTGGAAGGATGGCAAGGTCGAACGCAAGCGCGTGTACTTCCAGCGGGTGGGTGAACGCATCCTCGCGGTGGGCTACTACCTGCCGCGCGCGTCTGCCGAACAAGCCAAGGCACTGCTGGACAAAGCCGCCAGCGACCTGCAAAAAGACGAGAAGGGCACGCTCACGGCGATCAACAGCTTGAAGGGCGGTTACCTGCAGGACGACTTGTACGTGTTCGTCGTCGACCTCGACACCCACCGCTATGTCGCCCACGGCACCAACCTGCGGCTGGTAAATGTCGACTTCACCACCATCAAAGACCCCGACGGCAAACCGGTGGGCGAGCCGATCCTGGCCCTGATGGCCAAGCAGGATTCGGGGGAGTATGCCTACCGGTGGCGTAACCCGGTGACCAGCAAGGTCGAGGACAAGCACGCTTACTTGCGCAAGGTGGGGCATTGGGTGGTGGCGGTGGGGTATTACAGCCGGTGA
- a CDS encoding MDR family MFS transporter: MTNLNVPQPALRSVLTCLMLSIFLGALDQTIVAVSMPAISAQFNDVNLLAWVISGYMVAMTVAVPIYGKFGDLYGRRQMILIGLGLFTGASVFCAMAQSMEQLVLARILQGIGAGGMVSVSQAIIGDFVPPRERGRYQGYFSSMYAVASVAGPVLGGYMTEYLSWRWVFLLNIPLGLGAWFYTRKTLAGLAVNRRTPVIDYLGTVLMILGLSSLLMGITLIGQGHAWRDSSVYSLLIVAVLALTLFVLHERRFREPLLPMHLFAIRPAILCWCTVFFTSFQAISLSVLIPLRYQTVTGSGADSAALHLLPLAIGLPLGAFFGGRTTARTGYFKPIILTGAALIPLAILGIAFTPPQAFVLSSLFMLLTGVAAGLQFPTSLVGAQNSVQQRDMGVATSTTNLFRSLGGAMGVACMSALLLALLQGLHLNAGMGPEGASGNALLDSLNAAPGPAQDALRGELLQTFKHLLMGSALVSLLGLAAALAMPNNVLRGR; this comes from the coding sequence GTGACCAATCTGAACGTGCCACAACCCGCCTTGCGCAGCGTACTGACCTGCCTGATGCTGTCGATTTTCCTCGGCGCATTGGACCAGACCATCGTCGCCGTCTCCATGCCCGCTATCTCCGCCCAGTTCAACGACGTCAACCTGCTGGCCTGGGTAATCTCCGGCTACATGGTGGCAATGACCGTGGCTGTGCCCATCTACGGCAAGTTCGGCGACCTGTATGGCCGCCGGCAAATGATTTTGATCGGCCTGGGGCTTTTTACCGGCGCCTCGGTATTCTGCGCCATGGCCCAGAGCATGGAGCAACTGGTGCTGGCGCGCATCCTCCAGGGCATCGGTGCCGGTGGCATGGTTTCGGTCAGCCAGGCGATCATCGGCGACTTCGTGCCACCGCGCGAACGTGGCCGCTACCAGGGCTACTTCAGCAGCATGTACGCGGTGGCCAGCGTTGCCGGGCCGGTGCTGGGCGGCTACATGACCGAATACCTGTCCTGGCGCTGGGTATTTTTGCTGAACATTCCCCTGGGCTTGGGCGCCTGGTTCTACACGCGCAAAACCCTGGCAGGGCTTGCCGTCAACAGGCGCACTCCGGTGATCGACTACCTGGGCACCGTGCTGATGATCCTGGGCCTGAGCTCGTTGCTGATGGGCATCACCCTGATTGGCCAGGGTCATGCCTGGCGCGACAGTTCGGTGTACTCGCTGTTGATCGTCGCGGTGCTGGCACTGACCCTGTTCGTGCTGCACGAGCGGCGCTTTCGCGAACCGCTGCTGCCCATGCACCTGTTTGCCATCCGCCCGGCGATCCTGTGCTGGTGCACGGTGTTCTTTACCAGTTTCCAGGCCATTTCGTTGTCAGTGCTGATCCCGCTGCGCTACCAGACGGTCACCGGCTCCGGCGCCGACAGTGCCGCCCTGCACCTGTTGCCGCTGGCCATCGGCCTGCCGCTGGGCGCGTTTTTTGGCGGGCGTACCACGGCCAGGACCGGGTACTTCAAACCGATCATCCTGACCGGTGCCGCACTTATCCCCCTGGCCATCCTGGGCATCGCCTTCACCCCGCCCCAGGCCTTCGTGTTGAGTTCGCTGTTCATGCTGTTGACCGGCGTCGCCGCAGGCTTGCAGTTCCCCACCTCATTGGTGGGTGCACAGAACTCGGTGCAGCAACGCGACATGGGCGTGGCCACCAGCACCACCAACCTGTTCCGCTCTCTGGGCGGGGCCATGGGGGTGGCGTGCATGTCGGCACTGCTGCTGGCGTTGCTGCAAGGCTTGCACCTGAACGCCGGCATGGGCCCGGAGGGCGCTTCGGGCAACGCCTTGCTCGACAGCCTGAACGCCGCACCCGGCCCCGCCCAGGATGCCTTGCGCGGGGAGCTGTTGCAGACGTTCAAGCACTTGCTGATGGGCAGTGCGCTGGTGTCGTTGCTGGGGTTGGCGGCGGCGTTGGCGATGCCGAACAATGTGTTGCGCGGGCGGTGA
- the pobA gene encoding 4-hydroxybenzoate 3-monooxygenase — protein MKTQVAIIGAGPSGLLLGQLLHKAGISNVILERQSPDYVLSRIRAGVLEQGMVDLLRQAGVHQRMDAEGLVHTGFELALNGRRAHIDLKTLTGGKTVMIYGQTEVTRDLMAAREAAGAQTIYEASNARPHDMKGEQPYVTYEKDGVEHRLDCDYIAGCDGFHGVARQSIPAETLKVFERVYPFGWLGILADTPPVNEELVYATHERGFALCSMRSNTRTRYYVQVGAEEKVEDWSDERFWNELKARLPQDLADKMVTGPSIEKSIAPLRSFVVEPMQYGRMFLVGDAAHIVPPTGAKGLNLAASDVSTLFNILKKVYEEGRTDLLEKYSEVCLRRVWKAERFSWWMTSMLHKFDDNDAFSQRIQQTELDYFVSSEAGRQTIAENYVGLPYETIE, from the coding sequence ATGAAGACTCAAGTCGCGATTATCGGCGCCGGCCCCTCCGGCCTCCTGCTTGGCCAACTGTTGCACAAGGCCGGCATCTCCAACGTCATCCTCGAACGCCAAAGCCCTGACTATGTGCTCAGCCGCATCCGTGCCGGCGTGCTGGAGCAAGGTATGGTCGACCTGTTGCGCCAGGCTGGCGTGCATCAACGCATGGACGCCGAAGGCCTGGTGCATACAGGCTTTGAATTGGCGCTCAACGGCCGCCGGGCGCACATCGACCTGAAAACCCTGACCGGCGGCAAGACCGTGATGATCTACGGCCAGACCGAGGTCACTCGCGACTTGATGGCCGCCCGCGAAGCGGCCGGCGCTCAAACTATTTATGAAGCCAGCAACGCCCGCCCCCACGACATGAAGGGCGAGCAGCCCTACGTCACCTACGAGAAGGATGGCGTGGAGCATCGGCTGGACTGCGACTACATCGCAGGTTGCGATGGCTTCCACGGCGTGGCGCGGCAATCGATTCCGGCCGAGACGCTGAAGGTGTTCGAACGGGTGTACCCATTCGGCTGGCTGGGCATCCTCGCCGACACGCCGCCGGTCAACGAAGAACTGGTGTATGCCACCCACGAACGCGGCTTTGCCCTGTGCAGCATGCGCTCCAACACCCGCACCCGCTATTACGTGCAGGTAGGTGCCGAGGAGAAAGTCGAAGACTGGTCCGACGAGCGTTTCTGGAATGAACTGAAGGCCCGCCTGCCCCAGGACTTGGCCGATAAAATGGTCACTGGCCCCTCGATCGAGAAGAGCATCGCCCCCCTGCGCAGCTTCGTGGTGGAGCCCATGCAGTACGGCCGGATGTTCCTGGTCGGCGACGCCGCGCACATCGTTCCGCCCACCGGCGCCAAGGGCTTGAACCTGGCAGCCAGCGACGTGAGCACGCTGTTCAACATCCTGAAAAAAGTCTATGAAGAAGGCCGCACCGACCTGCTGGAGAAATATTCCGAAGTTTGCTTGCGCCGCGTATGGAAGGCCGAACGCTTCAGTTGGTGGATGACTTCGATGCTGCACAAATTCGATGACAACGACGCGTTCAGCCAGCGTATCCAGCAAACTGAACTGGATTATTTCGTGAGCTCCGAAGCTGGGCGCCAGACCATTGCCGAGAACTACGTCGGTCTCCCCTATGAAACAATCGAATAG
- a CDS encoding helix-turn-helix domain-containing protein, whose product MSKPSINAIPVFKLYGEGQDWPTPDLLHCETIPKRSRLHHWEIKPHRHADLCQLLYVHQGQAEIEVEGQRRVISDSAIQVVPALFVHGFRFAENIDGYVITLAAPLVNELQHLLGGPSQVFAAPACYPAGADRDYLNGIVSALQREYANDSAGRDLVLHSLINLIVVWVSRQMTRRTAAGQTAERGRDYLNRFNGLVEAHFRKHWSVEQLAHEVGISVAHLNNVCRELAGQSALQVIHQRQLLEAKRSLTYTTMTINQVSDSLGFADPAYFSRFFRRLAGVTPKAFRQTTGINAVR is encoded by the coding sequence ATGTCAAAGCCCTCGATCAACGCCATTCCCGTGTTCAAACTGTATGGCGAAGGCCAGGATTGGCCCACGCCAGACTTGCTGCATTGCGAAACCATCCCCAAGCGCAGCCGCCTGCACCACTGGGAGATCAAACCCCACCGCCATGCCGACCTGTGCCAGTTGCTATACGTGCATCAAGGCCAAGCCGAGATCGAGGTGGAAGGGCAGAGGCGAGTCATCAGCGACTCGGCGATCCAAGTGGTGCCGGCGCTGTTCGTGCATGGTTTTCGCTTTGCCGAAAACATCGATGGCTACGTGATTACCTTGGCGGCACCCCTGGTCAACGAGTTACAGCACCTGCTGGGTGGGCCCAGCCAGGTGTTTGCCGCGCCGGCCTGTTACCCCGCTGGCGCGGATCGGGATTACCTCAATGGCATCGTCAGCGCACTGCAGCGCGAATACGCCAACGACAGCGCTGGCCGAGACCTGGTGCTGCATTCGTTGATCAATCTGATCGTGGTGTGGGTCAGCCGCCAGATGACCCGGCGAACTGCAGCGGGGCAGACTGCCGAGCGGGGTCGCGACTACCTGAACCGCTTCAATGGTTTGGTGGAAGCGCACTTTCGCAAACACTGGAGTGTCGAGCAGTTGGCTCATGAGGTGGGTATTTCAGTGGCGCACTTGAATAACGTCTGCCGGGAACTGGCCGGGCAGTCGGCATTGCAGGTGATTCATCAGCGCCAGCTCTTGGAAGCCAAGCGCAGCCTCACCTACACCACCATGACCATCAATCAGGTGTCGGACAGCCTGGGTTTTGCCGACCCGGCCTATTTTTCGCGCTTCTTTCGCCGTTTGGCCGGGGTCACCCCCAAGGCCTTCCGGCAAACCACCGGTATCAACGCAGTGCGTTGA